The genomic interval GGTTAGGTATCTAAAAGCGTCTGGTGGTATAATCATTACTGCTTCGCATAATCCACCTGACTACAACGGGTATAAAGTGTATTGGGATGATGGTGCGCAGGTTGTTCCACCACACGATAAAGGCATAATAGAAGAAGTGTATAGAATAACATCGTCAAAAGAGATAAGTATGGTTTCTGATGAAGAACTGTTAAAATCGGAATTGTTTGTTGAGTTTCTTGATGAAGTCAAGGATGCTTATCTTAAAATCTTAAAAGTAAGTTTGTCAGAACTCATTGATGTTGAAGATGTGAGTTTTAGAAAAGATATGAAGATTGCGTATACTCCTTTGCACGGGACGTCGCTTTACCTTACCATTGACGCACTCAAGTCGCTAGGTTTTGAGAATGTGTATCTTGTTGAAGAGGAATGTTCGGTTGATGGTAGTTTTTCAGCAGTTCCTTTACCAAACCCTGAAGAGGATAGTTCGTTTGAGAGAGTGATAAAACTGTCAAAACAGGTTGGAGCACAAGTGTTTTTTGCAAGTGATCCAGATGCGGACAGAGTGAGAGCAGGAATAATCGTTAATGATGAAGATGTATTATTCTCTGGAAATCAATTGGCATCTATGATGTTGGAGTGGATTCTGTCAAAGCTATATCAGAGAGGAACACTACCTGAAGATGGCTTTGTAGTAACTACAATTGTAACGACCGACTTAATAAGAAAGATTGCTCAGAGCTTCGGTGTAGAGACATATCTTACATTAACAGGCTTTAAATACATAGGAGAGAAGATAAGACAGTTTGAAGGGCAGAAAAGGTTTATATTTGGTTGTGAGGAGAGTATAGGATACCTGTATGGAGATGATGTTAGGGACAAAGACTCTGTAATATCCACGGTGCTTATATCTCTGATGGTTGAGGATCTGATGAAACAAGGCAAGAATTTGAAAGAATATTTATTTGAGATCTATAAGAAGTATGGGGTTCACATTGAGAGTCTTATCTCGCTTGAGTTTGAAGGTTTTGAAGGGCAGAGGAAGATTGAGAGTATGATGGGTAAGGTAAGAAGTGAAAGGTTTGAAGAATTTGCTAGCCTTAAAGTTTTATCTAGAATAGACGTTAAGAACAGAACTTACGAAGATTTTGCTAAAGGATTTAAGGAAGATTACAAAACTGACTTGCCAGTATCAAATGTGGTAATCCTTAATCTTGAAGGTGGTAGTAAGATAATAGTTAGACCTTCTGGAACTGAACCTAAAGTTAAGATATACTTCCTTAGTGAATTCGGTAAGGATGTTGAAAGCATTGAGGATTATCAGAGAAAGCATGATCTACTTGTGAATGACTTCAAAAAGAAAGTTATTGGTTAATGCTTTTTGAGAATTCAACCCAGTCGCCAGAAGGTATTTTTGGAGAGTCTTCAATGTCCTGGATAAATACATAACACCACGCATCTAAAGTCTGACCACTTTGTGTTTTAACTTTGACTTTAACTCTTCTTGACAAGCCTATTTCGATGTTTTTTATACTCACTGCATCTTCTGCTTCATCAAGTTTATATAAGTCATCTTCGGGTAATTCATAGACTTCTCCAATGACTTTACCATTGCCTTCAACAATTCCAGGGAACATATTATAGATGTAATATAGTTCAAATCCTTCAAGAATTGCGTAGTCAATAAACTTTGCATTACCTAGAAGGTAATGTCTAGGTTGATCTTTTCTGATCGTCCCAAAGACAAAAACCCTTTCATTCATATCTGAAAGTTTCAATAAGTAGTTAGATTGCTTTCAAACTTTTACGGGGCTGTTCAAAAAATTGCTGTATGTCTTTAGAGAATATTCAAGAGGAAGAATGAGTTTGTGAAAGTATATTAAAGTAATGTCTATCGGAGGTCAGATATGATGTCCTTCTTGGAAGTCATCAAACAAATATACTGGGAGATAGAAAGAATAATCAGCGAAGACTATTACAAAGGCAGAAGGATAAGTAAGAAACACAAAGATGTTGTTCTGTTTTGAACACTATCAACTTTTACTGTTTTGTAGATTTGGTAAGTTGTTCTTGAATGTAGACTTATAGTGTCTAGATAATTACTTCTGTGCTTGATATTGTAAGATGTAGTGATTTTTCAAGGGATACTTTACTTGAGATTAGTTATAAGGTTTCTGACCTTATTATTATCAGTTCTCAAGAGCTTTTTGAAGTTCTATTTGGAGATGATATGAAAAATGTTGTAAGAGATTTGTTTCTTGCTAAGGGAAACCTTTACAGTTATGAGAACACATGGGTTGCTATTGAAAGGGATCAAATTGTTGGGGTGATGGTTTTGTTTACCCAAAAGGATTTTTTCGTCAAGGGTTTGAGGATGGGACTTAAAATTCTGTCTTGTATGGGACCGAGAACATTTCTAAAGATACCTTTACTCTTGAAATCTTCTTCTCTTCTTCTACCTATACCTAAAGGGAGTATATACTTAAGCAACATATCTGTTCTTCCAGAATATAGAAGAAGAGGTTTAGGAAGAGAAATGCTAAAATATGTTTCAAACTACGCTAAATTATTGAAGTGCAATAAAGTTGTTTTAGATGTAGGTGTTGAGAATGATGTTGCTTTAAGACTCTATGAAAGTGAGGGGTTCAAGGTGGTAGCACAGACCAAGTCAGTAAAGATTAATACACATACCTTTTGTTTTTATAGAATGGAGAAAGAGATAGGAATTTGATGTTGAGTTAGGATGATTGGATGTTTAAAAAATTAGTCTTATAAGCCTAACTTTGTCCTGAATGTACTTTGTGGAATTTTCGGTTTTGAAAGTTTAAACTTAAGGTGTATGAGTAGTGTAAGTAGATTAATATTTTTAGTTCAACATGGTGAGGCAAAATCGGAGGATGAGGATCCCGAGAGACATCTGAAAGACATAGGTAAGGAGAAAACTAGAAAGGTTGCTGATATACTTTATGGTATGTCTCTAAGACCAAGAGTTATAGTTCATAGTGGAAAAGCAAGGGCAAGGGAGACTGCTGAGATTATGGCAGAGGTTCTGAAACCAGAGAAAGGTATTGTAGAGGAAAAAGGATTATCTCCTCTTGATGACCCTTCAAGTTGGGCTAGACGACTTGAGAGTGAGCAGGGAGTTATGATAGTAGGGCATCTTCCTTATCTATCAAAACTCACTTCACTGTTATTAATAGGTAATCAGGATGTTGAAATTGTGAAGTTCACATACTCTTCTTGTTTGGTGATTGTCAAAGAAGAGAAGTTTAGAATATCTTTGTTCATAACACCTGAGGTGTAGTGGTGTTATCTTTTTGTTCGGTAGGTTTGATTGATACTAGTTCGTTGAATGAGATGAATTCTGAAGTATTGATATTCTTCGTATATTCTATTAGTTGAAGACAATACTATTAGGTTATGTTTAGAGAGTTTGAAAAAGTTTTGGATTGTTATTGATAATTACGAATGTATTGAATATTAATTACTTAAATGGGAAAGAGAAAGAAAGGTGCTACATTAAAGAAGAGCATAGGTAGAAAACTTGAGGATCTCTCAAAGTCAGAACTTTTGGTAGAGATATCAAAGAGAAAGAAATTGCCTTGGCTTAAGGAAGAGATATTTGAAGACAATCCTTTACTTGATATCGTTTTAGTCTTGAGAAAGTATAAGATAAAGCACCGATTTTCAAAGGCTTCTTTGAAAGAAGCGAAGAGGATAAGCCAGTCTGTTAATGGTTCAGACTTAAAGGGTAGAATAGACTTGAGGGATGAGTTGATATTTACGATAGATGGTGAAGATGCGAAGGATTTTGATGATGCTGTGTCTCTTGAGATTAATAACAACTACTACATTCTTGGTGTTCATATAGCAGATGTTTCATATTATGTTAAGTCGGGCTCTCCGCTTGATAGGGAAGCTTTTGAACGAGGGAATTCTACCTATCTCATAGATGTCGTTTTCCCAATGCTTCCATTTGAACTCTCCAACGGTATATGTAGTCTAAACCCTAATGTTGATAGACTTACAGTTTCTGTTGAAATGTGGATAAACAAGAAGACACTTGAAGTTGATAAATTTGATATATTTGAGTCTGTTATAAGAAGTAAGTATAGACTTACTTATAATTATGTTGAAAAAGTCCTTGATGATCCTAGTATTGAGAGGGATGAAAGACTTGCGTATACGCTTCTCAATATGTGGGATCTTGCCAAAAAACTTCACGATAATAGGATAGCCAAAGGTGGTATTGATTTTAACTTTAAAGAAACGAAGATATACCTTGATGAGAGTGGAAATCCTATTGATTTCAAAGTCTATCCAAGACTAAAGTCTGAAAGATTGATAGAAGAATTTATGTTGATGGCTAACAAAACGGTAGCAAAATTTCTTTCTGACAAGGGACCTACAATATTTAGAATACATGAAGAACCTGATTATGAGAATATACAAAACATATCAAATATTGTGTCACTTTTCGGTTTTAGACTACCACCAGTTGAAGAAGTTCGTTCTGTGCATCTACAAGAGGTAATAATGAATGTTTCGCAGAAGGAGTATGAGGAGTTTGTGAATTACATTATCTTGAGGTCTATGAAACAGGCTAGATACGACACTGATAATATTGGACACTATGGACTTGATTTTGAACATTATACTCACTTTACTTCTCCTATAAGGAGATACCCAGACCTTGTCATTCATAGACTTGTTAAATTTGTCTTGAACAACAAAAAGAAGAGACCTAAATCACTTTCGCTTAAGAAACTAAAATGGATAGCAGATCACTGCTCTGAAACTGAGAGAGAATCTGTTTCTGCTGAAAGGTTTATTGCTAAGCTAAAGGGTATAAGGTATGTTAAGAAGTATCCAGATGAGGTATTTGATGCTATTGTATCGGGGTTTAAAGAAGATGGTATTTTCGTTCAGATTATAAAGAATGGTGTTGAGGGTTTTGTTAAGATTGAGGACCTTGGAGATGAGTTTGTCTATGATGCCAAGACAAATAGTTTTTTGTCTCGGAAAAGCGGTGATTCTTTGAGCGTTGGACACAAAATAAAGGTTAAACTCAAAGAATACTCTTTAGTAAAAGGATTCCTAGATTTTATAATTATCAGGGATGAATAGTAGAGCGTTTTCACTAGTTGAAGTAATGGTGGTAGTAATGCTATCATCAGTTGTGTTTTTGGTTATTTATAGTCTAACTTCTGTGGGTATAAGGTTTTTTGAGAACTTTTCAAAAAATTTTGATTTTTCAATAAATCAATTCTTGAGGGATGTAGAGTTTGAGTTATTGAGAGCAGATGAGTTCAGAGTTGATGGAGGAGTACTTGAGATTAGGTTGGGTGACACATTTATTAGGTATATTCAAGTTTCACCGAGTAAAGATTTTTCACTTCTGACGATAAGGAAGGAGATAATCTCTCGAGGGGTAGCAACCAAAAAAACTTTTACTCTTAGAAATGTATTTGAGTTGAAGATGAACAAACAACCAACTTCATCTAGAAACAAGCTTTATATATCCATTCTAGATGTTAATGGCAGATATATATATATGGGATATATACCTTGATGAGAAAAAGGTTTAGGAAAAGAGATAGGGGGTGTCCCCCCTTTGTTTTATAACTCTTCTAGTTTTTCTACTGCTTTTTTAGGAGACACATCAGCTTTGCCTTTTACTTTTGGTTCTTCAGTTTTTGATTCTGATTTAGCTTCTGAAGCTTTTTTATAGGCCATTTCAGAGACGCTTTCTTTATCTTCAGGTTGAGCAAAGGATTGGTCTATATCTGTTCTAACGGTTGATCTTCTTCTAGTGTATTGTGCAAACGCAACATCAGTAAAGCCCTTAGAGAGTTGGAATAAGAATTCATTTATGACCTCAGCCATTTGTCTGAGAATAAACTGCTTTCTCTTTATTGTCGTTATATCAAGTTCTAGTACTAGTCCTGGTTGTATATGGTGTGGGTTTAAAGAATAAGCAAACTCTCCAAATCGTTTTAGTATAAACTCAATTCTTTCTTCCAATATTACTCTTTCTAATGGTCTTTCCGCACCATGCATCTTCTGGAGTATTTCTTTTATAAAAGCAATTCTTCTAAATAGATTGTCAGTTTCAGGTATGTAATGAGGATTACTTTCTTCAACAACTGTATCATCAGGGTTAAGGAAACCTAACTCTTGCCACTTAACTTCATCACCACCGTTTTCAGCATTTGCCTCAAAGTATTCCTTAGCCCAATCTCTTGGCATGTATTTTACTACCATATCATCAAAATCTTTAATATTGTATTTCCTTTTGTTCTTTAGGTAGTATTGATAAACTAACTGCCATAATCTTCTTACTTCTCTCTCAAAAGCCTCAAAATGTTTGTCATATTCTTCTCTAAGCTTGACTAACTGATTCTGATCGTAATAAGCAATCTTCATTCTGTAGCTCTCGTGTGGTAGCTTTTCTGGGTCGGCTTCCTCGTATTCCTTTATGACGCATACTCTGGCGTTTTTAAAGTTATTAATATATTGGTATCCTAACTTGCCTGTATCAAGTATAGAAGTCAAAACATTAACGGCGGAGTTATATCCTCTATTCCTGATATTTTCAATATCAAATATCTTCTTTATTACTTCTCTTATGTTTAGGGGGTCATACTCATCAGGTGGTATCTCTGCTCGTAGTCCTTCTATTTTATCTATGAACTTCTTAGCGAGTATGGTGTATCTTGTTGAGTTTTCGTCGTCTTTATCATCGCTTGTAAAGTTTTCAATTTGCCTTATCTTTTCAAATATTATTTCGGTCTTATCCAGCTCAGCTTTTCCTTGGTCAATCAAGTTTTCATTGATCCTATCAATTTCTCTGTCAATTAATTCTATTATTCTATGTTGTATTGCTTCTTTTATTATGAGAGATAGAGGAACTTGATAATGATAGATAGGACTTATAAGCTCATTTTCAAGGATGTTTATTGAAAGCTTAACATCATATACATAAATTGGATTGTAGGGATTGTTTCTGAAAGTTCCCTTCATTATAGCATAGGCGTTCTGTCCTCTAACTAAAGCACCAACATCTGTCTTCTGTCTGAGTAGAGCGTTAGTTTTCTCTTCAATTTCTGTTACTTCTCTTTGAATGTGACCGTGTAGGTGTCCATACATATTAACAATGGATTTCTCTACCTCACCTGTATGGAACTTATCAGGTCCTGCAATCTTGTCAAGAAGTTCAACTACCTCCCTGGGGGTGTATCGTGCCATCTGTCTGTTCTCTTCCCTGTCAACGAAGGTTCTTACCTTCTTGAGGAACTCATCTTCAACCGTCTTGATATACCTATTCATCATATTTTGATAGGTGATGTTGATGTAATTATAGATCTTATCTCTTATACTTCCCATTATGTCAAGCTTATCTGTTACTTCAGGGGGTAGTTTAGTAAGTATTCTAGTCATCAGTTCATTGGTTAGATCATTAACGAATTTCTTATCCTCTGTTTCCTTAGACCTCCCCTCCTGAGCTAAACTTTCGTGGCTACCAACTGCGCTTGGTATATTTGGGTCAAAAACATTAGGACCCTTTGGAAATTGATCCAACATAGTAAACCTCCTTTAATAATAAATTTATATAGTGCAAAAATTATAAACTAATTCTAAATCATTTTACGAAAAGAGGAGATTATGAGATATCTCATAACCTCCTAAATAAATTTTTATTCTACTACTAAAACAGCGTTCTTACCACCGAAACCATCATCTACATACTCATTTGGTTTAGGAGAAAGATATTGCTCCAATTCGCTCATATCCTTTGGCCAGTTTCCGTCAATATAGTATTTGTATATGTATTTACCAGAGTCCCATTCGACCTCTATTTCAAATATGCCGTCACCGTCTGGATCCTCCATGGCATAGTTTGGGTCTGTTGGGTTCCAACCGTTAAAAGAGCCAACTAGATTTACAGATGAAGCACCGCCATACTCGTTTGCATTGAATGAAAATACTATCTTGCCAGCCTTTACTGGTCCTTTTCCGCCTTCTGCTTTTGCGGCTTTTTTATCTTTGGATTTTTTGTCTCCGGCCTTCTTTGCTCCAGCAGGAGCACAAGAGATTAGAGATACTGCAAGTGATGTTGCAATGATTATCGCTAGCAATCTCTTCATAATCTTACCCTCCTTTATCTTAAGTCAATTTTAAAAATTGGATTTACGATTGTCAAGAAAATAAACTTGTTATGATACTTCTGAGTAAGTTTCTTTGCAATTTGAATTCTGAGCATTCTGTTATTATAATTTTAGGACATACAAGGAGGAAAAACATGAGAAGAATAGTGATTTTGATTTTGTTTGTTACTCTGTCTTTTCGGGGCTTTTCACAAACTCTGGGGGGTAGTGAGTTTGTAAATGCGAATATATCGGCTAGCGATCAGTCAATAGGTGGTAATGATATTGTAAATACAGAAACTTCTTCTTCAATACTTATAAACCCATCAACAGGAGCATACCTTAAGCAGTTTTCTATAACAACCTCTTTAGGAGGATTGACAAGAACGGGAACTTATGGATTACTAGGAATATCCTATCCAACGCTTATTGGAACATTTTCAGGACAGTTTTTATACTATGGACTACCAGTTGGTATGAATATATTTGGTGCTACATTAGCGTTTTCAAAGGATGTTGCAGATGACTTAGGGGTTGGGTTTGGTATCACTGCAACGAGTGGTGTCAGTTTTGGGCTCAACTTCGGTTTCGTTTATAAGATGGTTAGAGATTTCTCTCCGGGTCTTGGGTTGAAAGAATTTACGTGGGGTGCATCTCTTTTGAACCTTGGGCTACCTGTAATTGTTGATAACAACAATCCATTCCCATCTCTACCTACTGTAAAAGGTGGTCTTGATCTTATGTTTCTAAGAACCGATCCTGTTAAGTTTTCGTTTGATGCTGGACTTTCGTTAGGTGCTTGGGGATTGAATGCTGAACTTAATGGTGGTCTTAAGGTGAATATATTAGATACTGTTCTGATAAAAGGAGGGGGGTTTGCTGGTAATAACAGGCTGGGTTGGTCTGCCGGTGCTACTCTGAAATACACTTTGGAGAGACAGTGGGGTATAGAGAGACTTGACATTAGAGTTCATTACTCTCTTCTAAATGTTATTAGTTCTGCTTCAGGTATAAGTGATATAGGTCATTGGATTGGTTTTGATTTTGCTCTCGGAACGATTGACACAACTCCACCAAAGATTGATATAAATCTTGATGTATCCAAAAGTGATGAGATAAACTTAAGCCTTACAAGAAAACTTGATTTTCTCTACTTCGGAAGTTCTGCTGGAGACAAACCTATATACATCTCTCCAAACTACGATGGAAGGAAGGACAGAGTTAAGATCAATCTCAATATTCAAGAGGGAGGGGTGCTAAGGGAGTGGAAGATAATCGTGAAAGACGCCAAAGGTGATATTGTAAAGACCATTGAGTCAAAGATTAGAAGAGATTTTTCACTTGATTTTGAGGAACTTTTTAGGAGACTTTTTGCTCCTAAAGAGTCTGTCAGTGTTCCTGGGTTTGTGTATTGGGATGGAACTGACACTAAGGGTAAGGTTGTTACGGATGGAGAGTATTCTATTCAAGTCTTTGCTAAAGACATAGAAGGTAACGAATCATCTTCAAAAATATTCAAAGTGGTAGTTGACAACACACCTCCGAGTGGTTCTGTATCCGTTCCTTATCTTATCTTCTCCCCCAACGGCGATGGTAATAAGGATGATATTACTTTTACCTTAAGAAACCTAACAAGGGGGGACGAATGGAATGCTTGGGTAGAAGATCAGAAGGATAACAGAGTTAAGAATTGGAACTTGGGGACTACTCCTACTGATAAGATAGTATGGGCTGGACTGGGAGATGACGGAAAACTAGTTCCTGACGGTAATTATGTGTTCTATCTAAAGGGTGAGGATCTAGCGGGGAATGTTTTTATAACTAACATAACTGGTATCTTGATCTCGACTAAGTTAAGAAATATTCTTGTTTCATCAGACATATACGAGATTTCTCCTAATGCGGATGGGCTTTTTGATAGAGTGAATATAAGTGTTTTTATTGATGATTTTAACGGACTTCAGAGGTTGAATGTTTATGTAAAGGACCCAAGAACTGGTAAGACGCTAAGAAGTTGGAATATGGAAGGTGGTAAGTTCCTAACTAATCTCTTCTGGGATGGAACTGATAACACTGGTAATGTTACTGTGGATGATGTTTATGTTGTATATGCTGATGCAGAGTATGTTGATGGTAATAAACCCGTTTCACCTGAGATATTTGTTAAAGTTGATGCAACACCACCTCAAGCAAGAATCTCGTTTCAACCTTCTGTATTTTCACCTGATAATGACGGGGTTGATGATGAGGTGTTTTTCAAGATAAATGTTTCTGATGACTCTGATATAACTGGTTGGTCATTCAAGATTTGGTATCCTGGAGCGAAAAGGGTGTTTAAAGAGTTTAAAGGAACAGGAACTCCCCCTACAGAGATAATATGGGATGGAATAGGTGATAATGGTGATTTGGTTGATAGTGCTGAGGAATATCCTTTGAGTTTTGAAGTTTCTGACAAGCTTGGAAACAAAACTAGTTTAAGACCTGCTGTGCTTCCGACGGATATACTTGTGGAAGTTACACCTTATGGATATAAGATAAGAGTTCATAGTATAGAGTTTGCTTTTGGTAGTGCTGAACTTACACCGAAGGGTGCGCAGATTGTTAGAAGAGTAGCAGATAAACTTAAGAAGTTTGGTGGTTATAGAATAAGAGTTGAAGGGCATACTGATAATGTTGGATCCTTTGATTACAACTTGAGACTTTCAAAGGCAAGAGCAGAATCTGTAAAGAAAGAACTCGTTAAAAATGGACTTGCAAGCGATAGAATAACTACAGAAGGATACTCCTTTGAGAGACCTATCGCACCGAACGATACGGAAGAGGGTAGAGCAAGAAACAGAAGAGTTGAATTTATACTCATAAAGTAGGTTAGCAGAGAGTAGTATAACACCTGAGAAGCTGAGGTGTAGATGTAATTGAAATATCATAGAAATATCTGTGTAATTCTTTGAATTGCATTTGAGTTTTGGTTTTGCTGAGTGTTTTGAATAGAAAATAAAGTTTGAATATTTTGAGCAAATAATTATATTATTATTATTTGGTAGAAGGAGGTGTGTTATGCATAAAAGCGTTTCCTTTCTAAGGGGAATCATTACAGTATCAGTTTCTATACTCATGGTGTTTATTTTTGGACAGATAGCATTTTCAAGACTAGGTTCTGGTGATAGCATATATACACCACAATCCGGAAGTAGTGTCAAGGATTATGATGCTGATCCATCCATTAAATGGAGGAACTATGAAGAGATAAAAAACGAGATTAAGGATAATATATCTAGGATAGGCTTATCTCCGAAGGGTGGCAAGAAGAAGATGGTGGTATATGTATGGGATTTTGATAATAAGAGTGGATATAGAGTAGGTTCTCATAAGATTAAGGATGATATTTCTACTTTGCTTTTAGAGACAGACAAGTTTAAACTTATTGAGGATGCGATTGTTGAAGCGGCGCTAAAAGAAATGAATTTGTCCGGTACAGGTCTCATTGATAAGTCAAATGTTAAAGAACTCGGTAAGAGAATAGGCATAGACTATATAGTATATGGTTCTATAAATAACAACCAACTTGCTGGTGGTGAGCCTAATATATCCCTTGTCTTAAAGACCATAGATGTTGAAACAACGGAAGTAGTTTGGTCCTATGAGATAGGCATGAACAGAAGAGACTACAAAACGAGTTTGGATGCTGTCATTGATGAGAGTATTTTCAGGCATCAGTATTCACTCGCTAGAGAATGGGATAGAATAAATAAAGAAAGTATAGAGTCTTATGGGAAGCCTATAACAACTATATCAGTGTTTTTTGTTAATGCAGGAAGAGGTATAGATGATAGTGCAGTTGTTGATAAGATGACCAGTGCTTTAATACAAGCTAGGATACCAAATCTAAAAGTAATAGACAGAGCAAATTTGAGTAGAGTTATAGAGCAAATAAGTAAAGAAGGATACGAAGAGTCTGCATTTTTTAGGACCAAGAAGGAGTTTGGAAAGTTTTACGGTGTTGATGCATTTCTGTATGGAGTTGTTGTTAGGGATCCTTCTACTGGTAAAACTGAACTTAACCTTAAACTTGCTATGGTAGAGAGTGTTACGGTTGATTGGGGTAGAAAGTTTCAGTCGGAAATGACTTCTGCGGAGAGAGAGGCAATAGGTAAGATTCAGCAGAAGGAGTTTTCTGAAAATGTTTCAAAAACTGTAAGTGCTACTGCTGGTGCGGTAGGTGAGTTTTTAGGTTTCATTCTTTCTGCACCTGGGATTGGTGTTAGGTTGAGTGGTGGATGGCTTGGAGGCTTTACTACTCCGGCGATGACTTCAAAATCTCTATATAACAATAATGATATATTCAAGGATAGCCTACAATTATCATCTTTCAACGTGTCTATAGACTTTTTCAGGTTGAGAATATGGAGAAAAACTTATATTGACACAGGTATTAAATTCTGGATTGGTAGCTATACTACCTCAGAAGACGAGGGTCAACTTAGATCTGCTAGTTTTAATGGAAGATTACCATATATTTCTCTCAGAAATATTGTAGATGATGTTTTTTTTGTGAGAGCATCGCTTATGCCATTGATCGATGGTATATCAGTAATATCTTCAAAGGTATCTTATAATTATCCTTATACATATGGATATTACATTTATACTATCTCAAACACTGTTGAAGTAAAAGTTCCTGATCCTAACGCAACATATTCTAGTTCTAGCCCGTTGAACTGGCCTTTTGAGTTTGAGACAGGTGTCTCACTTGCTGAAGGAGGTCCGCCATATTTATCAATTGTTTTTGGTTTGTGGTTCCCTGGCGAGTACGGAAATAACAAGAGTGATCTGGAGTGGGAATTTGGAATAAATATGGTAGTACCAATATTCTGGTGGCATCCATTTTCTTTCTTGTATGATAAATACTTAGAGAACCTATAAGGAGATGAATATGACCTCAAGGTATAGTTTTATTATTCTAACTCTTCTACTTACTCTAGTATTTGATGTTTTAGCGAAGACCTCTAGCGATGACCAGAGTCGAATACTATCTACACTTAAGTTTGTTGTTGTTCCTGAAAGTAATTATCAGAACGATGAATATACATTATTTACGATAAGTTCATTGAATGATAGGTTATCAAGCATAGGGGTTGAATATGTTGAACCTACGGTATTGGAAAAACTACGAAAGAAACTTGCGAAGGTCTATGAAGAGAAGAAGGGTGAGGTGATGACATTTTCTCAACTTCTTGCTAGTGAGGCTGGCGGAAATGTATATATAGATGTATCAACAAAAGTTGAGGATAGAGAGATGAGTAGTCTAACTTCATCTTATCAGGGTGCTCCAAGTGTAAGAATAAGACAAGTTCATATAAGAATTACATTAAGTTCCTATGATGTTTCTACAGGTAGAGGGTTAGGTAAGGTGATAGTCTCAACGAATGTTCCTATTGCTGGAAACACTTCGGAGAAAATAGAGGGAGTAATATCAAAACTGTCAGAAAGCGGCTTGAATGATGTTATCTCTAGAATAATCAAATATCTTGAGGGTGGAAGATTGGTATTACTCAAAGTTATTGGTGTAAAAAGTACTGATGAGAGAGAAATATCTACTGTGATTGATGGAATATCTAGTGTTAAAATGAAAAAGAGGAAGAGTCTTTCAGAAGGATATGTTGAATATGATGTTGTAATTGTTGGTAAGACTGATGACTTTGTTGATGAACTGAGAGATAGTTTGAGGACATTACC from Spirochaetota bacterium carries:
- the cfpA gene encoding cytoplasmic filament protein CfpA, which translates into the protein MLDQFPKGPNVFDPNIPSAVGSHESLAQEGRSKETEDKKFVNDLTNELMTRILTKLPPEVTDKLDIMGSIRDKIYNYINITYQNMMNRYIKTVEDEFLKKVRTFVDREENRQMARYTPREVVELLDKIAGPDKFHTGEVEKSIVNMYGHLHGHIQREVTEIEEKTNALLRQKTDVGALVRGQNAYAIMKGTFRNNPYNPIYVYDVKLSINILENELISPIYHYQVPLSLIIKEAIQHRIIELIDREIDRINENLIDQGKAELDKTEIIFEKIRQIENFTSDDKDDENSTRYTILAKKFIDKIEGLRAEIPPDEYDPLNIREVIKKIFDIENIRNRGYNSAVNVLTSILDTGKLGYQYINNFKNARVCVIKEYEEADPEKLPHESYRMKIAYYDQNQLVKLREEYDKHFEAFEREVRRLWQLVYQYYLKNKRKYNIKDFDDMVVKYMPRDWAKEYFEANAENGGDEVKWQELGFLNPDDTVVEESNPHYIPETDNLFRRIAFIKEILQKMHGAERPLERVILEERIEFILKRFGEFAYSLNPHHIQPGLVLELDITTIKRKQFILRQMAEVINEFLFQLSKGFTDVAFAQYTRRRSTVRTDIDQSFAQPEDKESVSEMAYKKASEAKSESKTEEPKVKGKADVSPKKAVEKLEEL
- a CDS encoding glycogen-binding domain-containing protein; translated protein: MKRLLAIIIATSLAVSLISCAPAGAKKAGDKKSKDKKAAKAEGGKGPVKAGKIVFSFNANEYGGASSVNLVGSFNGWNPTDPNYAMEDPDGDGIFEIEVEWDSGKYIYKYYIDGNWPKDMSELEQYLSPKPNEYVDDGFGGKNAVLVVE
- a CDS encoding OmpA family protein — encoded protein: MEGGKFLTNLFWDGTDNTGNVTVDDVYVVYADAEYVDGNKPVSPEIFVKVDATPPQARISFQPSVFSPDNDGVDDEVFFKINVSDDSDITGWSFKIWYPGAKRVFKEFKGTGTPPTEIIWDGIGDNGDLVDSAEEYPLSFEVSDKLGNKTSLRPAVLPTDILVEVTPYGYKIRVHSIEFAFGSAELTPKGAQIVRRVADKLKKFGGYRIRVEGHTDNVGSFDYNLRLSKARAESVKKELVKNGLASDRITTEGYSFERPIAPNDTEEGRARNRRVEFILIK
- a CDS encoding penicillin-binding protein activator LpoB, which produces MHKSVSFLRGIITVSVSILMVFIFGQIAFSRLGSGDSIYTPQSGSSVKDYDADPSIKWRNYEEIKNEIKDNISRIGLSPKGGKKKMVVYVWDFDNKSGYRVGSHKIKDDISTLLLETDKFKLIEDAIVEAALKEMNLSGTGLIDKSNVKELGKRIGIDYIVYGSINNNQLAGGEPNISLVLKTIDVETTEVVWSYEIGMNRRDYKTSLDAVIDESIFRHQYSLAREWDRINKESIESYGKPITTISVFFVNAGRGIDDSAVVDKMTSALIQARIPNLKVIDRANLSRVIEQISKEGYEESAFFRTKKEFGKFYGVDAFLYGVVVRDPSTGKTELNLKLAMVESVTVDWGRKFQSEMTSAEREAIGKIQQKEFSENVSKTVSATAGAVGEFLGFILSAPGIGVRLSGGWLGGFTTPAMTSKSLYNNNDIFKDSLQLSSFNVSIDFFRLRIWRKTYIDTGIKFWIGSYTTSEDEGQLRSASFNGRLPYISLRNIVDDVFFVRASLMPLIDGISVISSKVSYNYPYTYGYYIYTISNTVEVKVPDPNATYSSSSPLNWPFEFETGVSLAEGGPPYLSIVFGLWFPGEYGNNKSDLEWEFGINMVVPIFWWHPFSFLYDKYLENL